A genomic window from Streptomyces sp. 846.5 includes:
- the rfbC gene encoding dTDP-4-dehydrorhamnose 3,5-epimerase: MKIRELGIEGAWEITPQLHGDPRGLFTEWYRFDQLAAEVGHPLRLAQGNLSVSAAGVVRGIHFADVPPGQAKYVTCVRGAVLDVIVDLRVGSPTFGQWEGVRLDDTDRRAVYLSEGLGHGFCALTDDATLTYLCSETYSPTGEHGVHPLDPDLAIEWPASAPQLSAKDESAPSLAEAIATGLLPNYEQTKAFTTGLTVH; encoded by the coding sequence ATGAAGATCCGCGAGCTCGGCATCGAGGGCGCCTGGGAGATCACCCCCCAACTGCACGGCGACCCGCGTGGGCTGTTCACCGAGTGGTACCGCTTCGACCAGCTGGCCGCCGAGGTCGGGCATCCGCTGCGGCTGGCCCAGGGCAATCTCTCGGTGTCCGCCGCCGGCGTGGTCCGCGGGATCCACTTCGCCGATGTGCCGCCCGGCCAGGCCAAGTACGTGACCTGCGTGCGCGGTGCGGTGCTCGACGTGATCGTGGACCTGCGGGTGGGCTCCCCCACTTTCGGGCAGTGGGAGGGGGTCCGGCTGGACGACACTGACCGCCGCGCCGTCTACCTCTCCGAGGGTCTGGGCCACGGCTTCTGCGCGCTCACCGACGACGCCACGCTGACCTACCTCTGCTCGGAGACCTACAGCCCCACCGGCGAGCACGGCGTCCACCCGCTGGACCCGGACCTGGCGATCGAGTGGCCCGCCTCGGCGCCCCAGCTCTCCGCCAAGGACGAGTCCGCACCCTCGCTCGCCGAGGCGATCGCCACCGGCCTGCTGCCGAACTACGAGCAGACAAAGGCCTTCACCACGGGTCTCACTGTTCACTGA
- the tuf gene encoding elongation factor Tu: protein MAKAKFERTKPHVNIGTIGHIDHGKTTLTAAITKVLHDAYPTLNEASAFDQIDKAPEERQRGITISIAHVEYQTEARHYAHVDCPGHADYIKNMITGAAQMDGAILVVAATDGPMPQTKEHVLLARQVGVPYIVVALNKADMVDDEEILELVELEVRELLSEYEFPGDDLPVVRVSALKALEGDKEWGDKLLGLMAAVDEAIPTPAREVDLPFLMPIEDVFTITGRGTVVTGRIERGVLKVNETVDIIGIKEQKTTTTVTGIEMFRKLLDEGQAGENVGLLLRGIKREDVERGQVIIKPGSVTPHTDFEAQAYILSKDEGGRHTPFFNNYRPQFYFRTTDVTGVVTLPEGTEMVMPGDNTAMTVALIQPIAMEEGLKFAIREGGRTVGAGQVTKIVK, encoded by the coding sequence GTGGCGAAGGCGAAGTTCGAGCGGACGAAGCCCCACGTCAACATCGGCACCATCGGTCACATCGACCACGGTAAGACGACCCTTACCGCGGCGATCACCAAGGTGCTGCACGACGCCTACCCGACCCTGAACGAGGCCTCGGCCTTCGACCAGATCGACAAGGCTCCCGAAGAGCGCCAGCGCGGTATCACCATCTCCATCGCGCACGTCGAGTACCAGACCGAGGCGCGTCACTACGCCCACGTCGACTGCCCCGGTCACGCGGACTACATCAAGAACATGATCACCGGTGCCGCCCAGATGGACGGCGCGATCCTGGTCGTGGCCGCCACCGACGGCCCGATGCCGCAGACCAAGGAGCACGTGCTCCTGGCCCGCCAGGTCGGCGTCCCCTACATCGTCGTCGCCCTGAACAAGGCCGACATGGTGGACGACGAGGAGATCCTGGAGCTCGTCGAGCTCGAGGTCCGTGAGCTCCTCTCCGAGTACGAGTTCCCGGGCGACGACCTCCCCGTCGTGCGCGTCTCGGCGCTCAAGGCGCTCGAGGGCGACAAGGAGTGGGGCGACAAGCTGCTCGGCCTCATGGCCGCCGTGGACGAGGCCATCCCCACCCCGGCCCGCGAGGTCGACCTGCCGTTCCTGATGCCGATCGAGGACGTCTTCACGATCACCGGTCGTGGCACCGTCGTCACCGGCCGCATCGAGCGTGGTGTCCTGAAGGTCAACGAGACCGTTGACATCATCGGCATCAAGGAGCAGAAGACCACCACCACGGTCACCGGCATCGAGATGTTCCGCAAGCTGCTCGACGAGGGCCAGGCCGGTGAGAACGTCGGTCTGCTGCTCCGTGGCATCAAGCGCGAGGACGTCGAGCGCGGCCAGGTCATCATCAAGCCGGGTTCGGTCACGCCGCACACCGACTTCGAGGCCCAGGCCTACATCCTGTCGAAGGACGAGGGTGGTCGTCACACCCCCTTCTTCAACAACTACCGCCCGCAGTTCTACTTCCGCACCACGGACGTGACCGGCGTCGTGACCCTCCCCGAGGGCACCGAGATGGTCATGCCGGGCGACAACACCGCCATGACGGTCGCGCTGATCCAGCCGATCGCCATGGAGGAGGGCCTGAAGTTCGCCATCCGTGAGGGTGGCCGGACCGTCGGTGCCGGCCAGGTCACCAAGATCGTCAAGTAA
- a CDS encoding Pycsar system effector family protein, with product MSAGNSPARAPVSAPPQPAWDPVVGTRLLAELRDEIARADNKASVLVAALGIAAGLLVGLLSGHDWSPSRLPPASAAAWWPGTVSLGIALVSLLLAILPRYRKSDWHPGLPLTYFQDINQAVALGRLAEALADTERDPSAALLTALASNSLIVSRKHLCVRTGLAAFALSTVLLALALVLH from the coding sequence ATGTCAGCAGGCAACAGTCCGGCCCGCGCGCCGGTGTCAGCACCCCCGCAACCTGCTTGGGATCCCGTCGTCGGCACCCGACTGCTCGCCGAACTGCGTGACGAGATCGCCCGCGCGGACAACAAGGCGTCCGTGCTCGTCGCGGCACTCGGCATCGCAGCCGGACTGCTGGTCGGACTCCTGTCCGGGCACGACTGGTCACCGAGCCGGCTCCCGCCGGCTTCGGCGGCAGCCTGGTGGCCGGGGACGGTGAGCCTGGGCATTGCGCTGGTCTCGTTGCTACTGGCGATCCTGCCCCGCTACCGGAAGAGCGACTGGCATCCCGGGCTCCCCCTCACCTACTTCCAGGACATCAACCAGGCGGTGGCACTCGGACGGCTCGCGGAGGCGCTCGCCGACACCGAACGGGACCCGTCGGCAGCCCTTCTCACGGCACTTGCCAGCAACAGCCTGATCGTGTCGAGGAAGCACCTGTGCGTACGCACCGGTCTCGCGGCGTTCGCACTCAGCACGGTGCTGCTTGCTCTCGCGCTGGTCCTGCACTGA
- a CDS encoding Crp/Fnr family transcriptional regulator → MSTGEFWGAADDSPPTRRRPASRADRSLDDRVPFLARLEQAERESLLDLGRTIRYPARSVVIRQEEPSAHVLLIVHGWLKVTVSAVNGYEALLALRGPGDIVGESAAVSGRPRSATVTSLESVEAVAVDQDQFTDYLHRTPHAALQLLSLTVDRLRSGDQRRLEFGALTVSERLSGLLLELARAHGITTDEGIVVAVPLSQQELAGSVGASREAVTRLLRVLRERGVIATHRRRLVIVRPELLRRTDQIYD, encoded by the coding sequence ATGAGCACAGGCGAGTTCTGGGGTGCAGCCGACGATTCACCGCCAACTCGTCGGAGACCGGCGTCCCGAGCGGACCGCAGCCTCGATGACCGGGTTCCCTTCCTCGCGCGCCTCGAGCAGGCCGAGCGGGAGTCCCTGCTGGACCTGGGCCGGACCATCCGCTATCCCGCCCGGTCCGTCGTCATAAGGCAGGAGGAGCCTTCGGCCCATGTACTCCTGATCGTGCACGGCTGGTTGAAGGTGACCGTGTCCGCCGTCAACGGCTACGAGGCGCTGCTCGCCCTGCGTGGTCCCGGTGACATCGTCGGGGAGTCCGCCGCGGTCAGCGGGCGGCCCAGATCCGCGACAGTGACCTCTTTGGAATCCGTCGAGGCCGTCGCCGTCGACCAGGACCAGTTCACCGACTATCTGCACCGGACGCCGCATGCCGCCCTGCAGTTGCTCAGCCTCACTGTGGACCGCCTGCGCAGCGGGGACCAGCGCAGGCTGGAGTTCGGGGCACTCACCGTGAGCGAGCGCCTGTCAGGGCTGTTGCTGGAACTCGCGCGCGCCCATGGGATCACCACCGACGAGGGCATCGTGGTCGCCGTCCCGCTGAGCCAGCAGGAGCTGGCGGGCTCGGTCGGGGCCTCGCGCGAGGCAGTGACGCGGCTGCTGAGGGTCTTGCGGGAGCGCGGCGTCATCGCCACCCACCGGCGTCGCCTGGTCATCGTGCGACCCGAACTGCTGCGCAGAACCGATCAGATATACGACTGA
- the fusA gene encoding elongation factor G, with amino-acid sequence MAATSLDLARVRNIGIMAHIDAGKTTTTERILFYTGVSYKIGEVHDGAATMDWMEQEQERGITITSAATTCHWTVDGVDNTINIIDTPGHVDFTVEVERSLRVLDGAVTVFDGVAGVEPQSETVWRQADRYNVPRICFVNKLDRVGAEFFRCVDSIIDRLGATPLVMQLPVGAEADFQGVIDLVRMKALLWSAEAAKGEMYDTVDIPASHAEIAEEWRAKLIETAAEGDDELMELFLEGEEPTEEQLVAGIRRGTIAGNFTPVFCGTAFKNKGVQPLLDAVVKYLPSPIDVEGVMGHKPGDESVEIFRKASDDEPLSALAFKIMSDPHLGKLTFIRIYSGRLEAGTAVLNSVKGRKERIGKIYRMHANKREEIDSVGAGDIVAVMGLKQTTTGETLSDDKQPVILESMDFPAPVIRVAIEPKSKGDQERLGVAIQRLAEEDPSFQVNTDEETGQTIIAGMGELHLEVLVDRMKREFRVEANVGKPQVAYRETIRKAVERIDYTHKKQTGGSGQFAKIQIAIEPLDTAEGYEFVNKVTGGRVPKEYIPSVDAGAQEAMEFGILAGYPLQGVRVILLDGASHDVDSSELAFKIAGSMAFKEGARRASPVLLEPMMAVEVTTPEDYMGDVIGDINSRRGQIQAMEERSGARVVKALVPLSEMFGYVGDLRSKTSGRASYSMQFDSYAEVPRNVAEEIIAKAKGE; translated from the coding sequence ATGGCTGCAACCTCCCTTGACCTTGCCAGGGTCCGCAACATCGGGATCATGGCGCACATCGACGCGGGCAAGACGACCACCACTGAGCGGATCCTCTTCTACACCGGTGTCTCGTACAAGATCGGTGAGGTCCACGATGGCGCTGCCACCATGGACTGGATGGAGCAGGAGCAGGAGCGCGGCATCACGATCACGTCGGCCGCGACGACCTGTCACTGGACGGTTGACGGTGTGGACAACACCATCAACATCATCGACACGCCGGGCCACGTCGACTTCACCGTCGAGGTGGAGCGTTCGCTGCGCGTGCTCGACGGTGCCGTCACGGTGTTCGACGGTGTGGCCGGTGTCGAGCCCCAGTCCGAGACCGTGTGGCGTCAGGCTGACCGCTACAACGTCCCGCGCATCTGCTTCGTCAACAAGCTGGACCGCGTCGGCGCGGAGTTCTTCCGCTGCGTCGACTCGATCATCGACCGGCTGGGCGCGACCCCGCTGGTCATGCAGCTGCCCGTCGGCGCCGAGGCGGACTTCCAGGGCGTCATCGACCTGGTCCGCATGAAGGCGCTGCTCTGGTCCGCCGAGGCCGCCAAGGGCGAGATGTACGACACCGTCGACATCCCGGCGTCGCACGCCGAGATCGCCGAGGAGTGGCGTGCCAAGCTCATCGAGACGGCCGCCGAGGGCGACGACGAGCTGATGGAGCTGTTCCTGGAGGGCGAGGAGCCCACCGAGGAGCAGCTGGTCGCCGGCATCCGCCGCGGCACCATCGCCGGCAACTTCACCCCGGTCTTCTGCGGCACCGCGTTCAAGAACAAGGGCGTCCAGCCCCTGCTCGACGCGGTCGTGAAGTACCTCCCCTCCCCGATCGACGTCGAGGGCGTCATGGGCCACAAGCCCGGTGACGAGTCGGTGGAGATCTTCCGCAAGGCCTCGGACGACGAGCCGCTGTCGGCGCTGGCGTTCAAGATCATGTCGGACCCGCACCTGGGCAAGCTCACCTTCATCCGGATCTACTCCGGGCGTCTCGAGGCCGGCACCGCCGTCCTCAACTCGGTGAAGGGCCGCAAGGAGCGCATCGGCAAGATCTACCGCATGCACGCCAACAAGCGTGAGGAGATCGACTCGGTGGGCGCCGGCGACATCGTCGCCGTCATGGGTCTCAAGCAGACCACCACCGGCGAGACCCTGAGCGACGACAAGCAGCCGGTCATCCTGGAGTCCATGGACTTCCCGGCCCCGGTCATCCGCGTCGCCATCGAGCCCAAGTCGAAGGGCGACCAGGAGCGTCTGGGCGTCGCGATCCAGCGGCTGGCCGAGGAGGACCCGTCCTTCCAGGTCAACACCGACGAGGAGACCGGCCAGACGATCATCGCGGGTATGGGCGAGCTGCACCTCGAGGTGCTGGTCGACCGTATGAAGCGTGAGTTCCGGGTCGAGGCCAACGTCGGCAAGCCCCAGGTCGCGTACCGCGAGACGATCCGCAAGGCCGTCGAGCGTATCGACTACACGCACAAGAAGCAGACCGGTGGTTCCGGCCAGTTCGCGAAGATCCAGATCGCGATCGAGCCGCTGGACACCGCCGAGGGCTACGAGTTCGTGAACAAGGTCACCGGTGGCCGCGTTCCGAAGGAGTACATCCCCTCGGTCGACGCCGGTGCGCAGGAGGCCATGGAGTTCGGCATCCTCGCCGGATACCCGCTCCAGGGCGTCCGCGTGATCCTGCTCGACGGCGCCTCCCACGACGTCGACTCCTCGGAGCTGGCGTTCAAGATCGCCGGTTCGATGGCGTTCAAGGAGGGTGCCCGTCGGGCGTCCCCTGTGCTCCTCGAGCCGATGATGGCCGTCGAGGTCACCACGCCCGAGGACTACATGGGCGATGTGATCGGCGACATCAACTCCCGCCGTGGCCAGATCCAGGCCATGGAGGAGCGCAGCGGCGCACGGGTCGTCAAGGCCCTCGTCCCGCTGTCCGAGATGTTCGGCTACGTCGGCGACCTGCGCAGCAAGACGTCGGGCCGCGCCAGCTACTCGATGCAGTTCGACTCGTACGCCGAGGTTCCCCGGAACGTGGCGGAAGAGATCATCGCTAAGGCCAAGGGCGAGTAA
- a CDS encoding DUF1707 and DUF4190 domain-containing protein has product MSAHQEPKHPMQRWQGAQPARPGRPTVPYGQQPVPAQPRSAMDGIAGIAGIAGMRASHADRERTIDVLKAAYAEGRLTPDEYNDRVEQIYRSQTYGELSGVIQDLPSGPMPVPYLTPTPVIPAVFAPAPGSYPLPGPYAYGRPFDPYSVNPYAPPPRLRRTNGLAVAALVLGLAELPTLGVTALPALICGHIARGQLRDRDEDGDGMAVAGIALGWIAVAIFFVVLFLGVAASHSTGGGMMPAPAAPAAPAAGGN; this is encoded by the coding sequence ATGTCCGCGCACCAGGAGCCCAAGCATCCGATGCAGCGGTGGCAGGGCGCGCAGCCGGCACGCCCCGGGCGACCGACTGTTCCGTACGGTCAGCAGCCCGTGCCCGCGCAGCCACGGTCGGCCATGGACGGAATCGCCGGGATCGCCGGGATCGCCGGCATGCGGGCCTCGCACGCGGACCGCGAGCGGACGATCGACGTGCTCAAGGCCGCCTACGCCGAGGGCAGGCTCACCCCGGACGAGTACAACGACCGGGTGGAGCAGATCTACCGCTCGCAGACCTACGGCGAGCTGTCCGGTGTCATCCAGGACCTCCCCAGCGGCCCGATGCCGGTGCCCTATCTGACGCCCACGCCGGTGATCCCCGCCGTCTTCGCCCCGGCCCCGGGCAGCTATCCGCTGCCCGGCCCGTACGCCTACGGCCGTCCGTTCGATCCCTACAGCGTGAACCCCTACGCCCCGCCGCCCCGGCTGCGCCGCACCAACGGCCTCGCGGTGGCCGCGCTGGTGCTGGGCCTGGCCGAGCTGCCGACCCTGGGCGTGACCGCCCTCCCGGCGCTGATCTGCGGACACATCGCCCGCGGCCAGCTGCGCGACCGGGACGAGGACGGCGACGGGATGGCGGTGGCCGGGATCGCGCTGGGCTGGATCGCGGTGGCGATCTTCTTCGTGGTGCTCTTCCTCGGCGTGGCCGCCAGCCACAGCACCGGCGGCGGGATGATGCCCGCACCCGCCGCCCCGGCCGCTCCCGCCGCCGGCGGCAACTGA
- a CDS encoding M48 family metalloprotease, whose protein sequence is MNQPTQWPEEPDPPQYPTEPQYPTEPAYPQAEQPFVPPQYPAPPPYPQAEQPSVPPQYPAPPQYPAPPQYPAAPQYPAAPPPYPQAEQPSAAPQYPAPPVYPQAEALVPPPTYPASHLQQPPAAPSAPAVPPPDQSLETDRLDFSTGRMHMAAHQRGADATAIGALLLHTPNFVCSFIVVYVLAGFLPTFLTYVVLIAWLASGALVFHRPTERFFARYLLNLRYPTRKELDWLNPIWREVTTRAGIEGSTYDLWIEDSADLNAYAAAGHIVGVTYYSMTTLPPAELAGVLAHELGHHTGGHAWSGLLGLWYSLPGRLAWQALRKVTYFAVLIAQSFFCLGAAIIIIAAAIVIGAAVTFWPLLLVLLAPYLLAAVGRRAELRADQKAAELGFAQVMIQVLTKMHGEELEAQRQVGAKALRQPSLASKLLSSHPDYHTRLRQLEAFLPQTS, encoded by the coding sequence ATGAACCAGCCAACGCAGTGGCCCGAAGAACCGGACCCGCCCCAGTACCCGACGGAGCCGCAGTACCCGACGGAGCCGGCGTACCCGCAGGCCGAACAGCCCTTCGTCCCGCCGCAGTACCCCGCACCACCGCCGTACCCGCAGGCCGAACAACCCTCGGTCCCACCCCAGTACCCCGCCCCGCCCCAGTACCCCGCCCCGCCCCAGTACCCTGCGGCACCCCAGTACCCTGCGGCACCACCGCCGTACCCGCAGGCCGAACAACCCTCGGCCGCACCGCAGTACCCGGCACCACCGGTGTACCCGCAGGCGGAAGCGCTCGTCCCTCCTCCCACGTACCCGGCGAGCCACCTCCAACAGCCCCCCGCCGCACCGTCGGCACCAGCCGTCCCGCCTCCGGACCAGTCGCTGGAGACCGATCGGCTCGACTTCAGCACCGGACGGATGCACATGGCCGCGCACCAGCGCGGCGCGGACGCCACCGCGATCGGCGCGCTTCTGCTGCACACGCCCAACTTCGTCTGCAGTTTCATCGTCGTCTACGTGCTGGCGGGCTTCCTGCCCACGTTCCTCACCTACGTGGTCCTGATCGCCTGGCTGGCCTCGGGGGCGCTGGTCTTCCACCGTCCCACCGAGCGCTTCTTCGCCCGCTACCTGCTCAACCTGCGTTACCCGACGCGCAAGGAACTCGACTGGCTCAACCCCATCTGGCGCGAGGTGACCACCCGCGCCGGGATCGAGGGCTCGACCTACGACCTGTGGATCGAGGACAGTGCCGACCTCAACGCCTACGCCGCCGCCGGCCACATCGTGGGGGTCACCTACTACTCGATGACCACGCTTCCGCCCGCCGAGCTGGCCGGGGTGCTCGCACACGAGCTGGGGCACCACACCGGCGGCCACGCCTGGTCCGGCCTGCTGGGTCTGTGGTACTCGCTGCCCGGTCGGCTCGCCTGGCAGGCGCTACGCAAGGTGACATATTTCGCCGTGCTGATCGCCCAGAGCTTCTTCTGCCTGGGGGCGGCAATCATCATCATCGCGGCCGCCATCGTGATCGGTGCGGCAGTGACTTTCTGGCCGCTCCTGCTGGTGCTCCTGGCCCCCTACCTGCTGGCGGCTGTCGGTCGCCGTGCGGAGCTGCGCGCCGATCAGAAAGCCGCGGAGCTCGGCTTCGCCCAGGTGATGATCCAGGTGCTCACCAAGATGCACGGCGAGGAACTGGAGGCACAGCGGCAGGTCGGCGCGAAGGCGCTGCGGCAGCCGAGCCTCGCGTCCAAGCTCCTCTCATCCCATCCGGACTACCACACCCGTCTGCGACAGCTAGAGGCGTTCCTGCCGCAGACTTCCTGA
- a CDS encoding PE-PGRS family protein produces MPDFRQIPEWNQSARRNSEIVDPVAVVRQVSRLDHLARRPTANADRALVFSDGSGKLDAYLPPHRPGRAELTARGYRAVYEVDMGIHHLELVHSLPSQGDAFCFQAEVDVTWQVIAPATVVSSGIRDVPALISPRIQSLMRAASRKFSVEDSADAETAVQAQLRGRPIAEDVGLRITCTARLDLDAAAREHQSRLRGIKYDMQAATPEFEYQQLRAQQEQQLLTQKADFYRYYLERGGVQQWALQVAQHPDDMRHALESLRQDEQIQVRNQMQLIENMIANEIFEDFQLEEPAKEALRQLKNILAPSASASPQPSDPPGKPQLPPGYPTAPGQPVSDQPSPS; encoded by the coding sequence ATGCCGGACTTCCGGCAGATTCCCGAGTGGAATCAGTCCGCTCGCCGTAACAGCGAGATCGTCGACCCGGTTGCGGTCGTACGACAGGTGTCGCGGCTCGACCACCTCGCCCGCCGTCCCACCGCGAACGCCGACCGGGCGCTCGTCTTCAGTGACGGATCGGGCAAGCTCGACGCCTACCTGCCACCGCACCGACCCGGTCGGGCCGAACTCACGGCCCGGGGCTACCGCGCCGTGTATGAGGTCGACATGGGCATCCACCACCTGGAGCTGGTCCATTCGCTGCCGTCCCAGGGCGACGCCTTCTGCTTCCAGGCAGAGGTCGACGTCACTTGGCAGGTGATCGCCCCCGCCACGGTCGTCAGCAGTGGCATCCGTGACGTCCCGGCGCTGATCTCGCCGAGGATCCAGAGCCTGATGCGGGCAGCCAGCCGCAAGTTCTCGGTCGAGGACAGTGCCGATGCCGAGACAGCAGTCCAGGCGCAGCTTCGCGGCAGGCCGATCGCCGAGGACGTCGGCCTGCGCATCACCTGCACCGCGCGGCTCGACCTCGATGCCGCAGCCCGCGAGCACCAGTCCCGGCTCCGTGGCATCAAGTACGACATGCAGGCGGCCACCCCCGAGTTCGAGTACCAGCAGCTCCGGGCTCAGCAGGAGCAGCAACTCCTGACCCAGAAGGCGGACTTCTACCGGTACTACCTCGAACGGGGCGGCGTCCAGCAGTGGGCCCTGCAGGTGGCTCAGCACCCGGACGACATGCGCCACGCCCTGGAGAGCCTCCGGCAAGACGAACAGATCCAGGTACGGAACCAGATGCAGCTGATCGAGAACATGATTGCGAACGAGATCTTCGAGGACTTCCAACTGGAGGAGCCGGCCAAGGAGGCACTGCGGCAATTGAAGAACATCCTTGCCCCGTCTGCTTCCGCGTCACCCCAGCCCTCGGACCCGCCCGGCAAGCCGCAGCTCCCTCCGGGGTACCCGACGGCACCCGGGCAGCCCGTCTCCGACCAACCGTCACCCTCCTGA
- the rpsG gene encoding 30S ribosomal protein S7 codes for MPRKGPAPKRPVIIDPVYGSPVVTSLVNKILLHGKRSTAERIVYGALEGVREKTGADPVVALKRALENVKPTLEVKSRRVGGATYQVPVEVKPGRANTLALRWLVGYSRARREKTMTERLLNEILDASNGLGASVKRREDTHKMAESNKAFAHYRW; via the coding sequence ATGCCTCGTAAGGGCCCCGCCCCGAAGCGCCCGGTCATCATCGACCCGGTTTACGGCTCCCCTGTGGTGACGTCGCTCGTCAACAAGATCCTCCTGCACGGCAAGCGCTCCACCGCCGAGCGCATCGTGTACGGCGCCCTCGAGGGCGTCCGCGAGAAGACCGGTGCAGACCCGGTGGTCGCGCTCAAGCGCGCCCTGGAGAACGTCAAGCCGACCCTTGAGGTCAAGTCCCGCCGTGTCGGTGGCGCGACCTACCAGGTGCCGGTCGAGGTCAAGCCGGGCCGTGCCAACACCCTGGCGCTGCGCTGGCTCGTCGGTTACTCCCGCGCCCGTCGCGAGAAGACCATGACCGAGCGTCTGCTCAACGAGATCCTGGACGCGAGCAACGGTCTGGGCGCCTCCGTGAAGCGTCGCGAGGACACCCACAAGATGGCCGAGTCCAACAAGGCCTTCGCGCACTACCGCTGGTAG
- a CDS encoding DUF2637 domain-containing protein gives MAGPAITRTHRVLIGVVAAGAFIIAGIGFTGSYAAVRELALHKGFGNFSYVFPIGVDVGIAVLLALDLVLTWLRIPFPLLRQTAWLLTAGTIVFNAASSWGDPLAMAMHAIIPVLFVVVVEAARHAIGRIADISADRHMESVRLMRWLLSPVPTFRLWRRMKLWELRSYDDVVRLEQNRLVYRTHLRARYGRGWRRQAPIETLLPLKLAKYGVPLDLDVIRNTPLTAAEQAAPAPQLASAAAPAPAQVPFPTPVQQPEPAPVQYMDQIPLARPFAQAAPFAQTAPVAPEAPQSVLGFRPVPRTRPVPDPDPVAVLTKLVNARHRIPTEPEPVDAEPVQDDQGPEVWFNARNSPEPDPAVEPEHATDTADPLDAYLDGLLSYREAHGVDPDPDRLSEHLYINHGLAAPSGDQPIGAEALRRHWPELQQRFAARFE, from the coding sequence ATGGCAGGCCCTGCGATAACCCGTACGCACCGTGTACTCATCGGCGTGGTCGCCGCCGGTGCCTTCATCATCGCCGGTATCGGCTTCACCGGTTCCTATGCCGCGGTGCGTGAACTGGCCCTGCACAAGGGCTTTGGGAACTTCTCCTATGTCTTCCCGATCGGCGTGGACGTCGGCATCGCCGTCCTGCTGGCGCTGGACCTGGTGCTGACCTGGCTGCGCATCCCCTTCCCGCTGCTGCGGCAGACCGCGTGGCTGCTCACCGCCGGGACCATCGTCTTCAACGCGGCCTCCTCCTGGGGGGACCCGCTGGCGATGGCGATGCACGCCATCATCCCGGTGCTCTTCGTGGTGGTGGTGGAGGCGGCCCGGCACGCGATCGGGCGGATCGCCGACATCAGCGCGGACCGGCACATGGAGTCGGTGCGGCTGATGCGCTGGCTCCTCTCGCCGGTGCCCACCTTCCGGCTGTGGCGGCGGATGAAGCTGTGGGAGCTGCGCTCCTACGACGACGTGGTCCGGCTGGAGCAGAACCGGCTGGTCTACCGCACCCATCTGCGGGCCAGGTACGGCCGTGGCTGGCGCCGCCAGGCGCCGATCGAGACGCTGCTGCCGCTGAAGCTGGCCAAGTACGGGGTCCCGCTGGACCTCGACGTGATCCGCAACACCCCGCTGACCGCCGCGGAGCAGGCCGCGCCGGCGCCCCAGCTCGCGTCGGCGGCCGCGCCCGCACCGGCGCAGGTTCCGTTCCCCACGCCGGTGCAGCAGCCGGAGCCGGCGCCGGTGCAGTACATGGACCAGATCCCGCTCGCCCGCCCGTTCGCCCAGGCGGCCCCCTTCGCCCAGACGGCCCCCGTGGCTCCGGAGGCTCCCCAGTCGGTCCTCGGCTTCCGCCCGGTGCCCCGGACCCGGCCGGTGCCGGACCCCGACCCGGTCGCCGTCCTGACCAAGCTGGTCAACGCCCGCCACCGGATCCCCACCGAGCCGGAGCCGGTCGACGCCGAGCCGGTCCAGGACGACCAGGGCCCCGAGGTCTGGTTCAACGCCAGGAACTCCCCCGAGCCCGACCCGGCCGTCGAGCCCGAGCACGCCACCGACACCGCCGACCCCCTCGACGCCTACCTCGACGGCCTGCTCAGCTACCGCGAGGCGCACGGCGTCGACCCGGACCCGGACCGCCTCTCCGAGCACCTCTACATCAACCACGGACTCGCCGCCCCCAGCGGTGACCAGCCGATCGGCGCCGAGGCGCTGCGCCGGCACTGGCCCGAACTCCAGCAGCGCTTCGCCGCCCGCTTCGAGTAG
- the rpsL gene encoding 30S ribosomal protein S12, producing MPTIQQLVRKGRQDKVEKNKTPALKGSPQRRGVCTRVYTTTPKKPNSALRKVARVRLTSGIEVTAYIPGEGHNLQEHSIVLVRGGRVKDLPGVRYKIIRGSLDTQGVKNRKQARSRYGAKKEK from the coding sequence GTGCCTACGATTCAGCAGCTGGTCCGAAAGGGCCGGCAGGACAAGGTCGAGAAGAACAAGACGCCCGCACTGAAGGGTTCGCCTCAGCGCCGCGGCGTCTGCACGCGTGTGTACACGACCACCCCGAAGAAGCCGAACTCGGCTCTCCGCAAGGTCGCCCGCGTGCGCCTCACCAGTGGTATCGAGGTCACCGCCTACATTCCGGGCGAGGGTCACAACCTGCAGGAGCACTCCATCGTGCTCGTGCGTGGCGGTCGTGTGAAGGACCTGCCGGGTGTGCGTTACAAGATCATCCGCGGCTCGCTCGACACCCAGGGTGTCAAGAACCGCAAGCAGGCCCGCAGCCGCTACGGCGCCAAGAAGGAGAAGTAA